The following proteins are co-located in the Castanea sativa cultivar Marrone di Chiusa Pesio chromosome 8, ASM4071231v1 genome:
- the LOC142606298 gene encoding uncharacterized protein LOC142606298 — MSIALRYVDKLGHVNERFLGITHVNNTSAVTLKSAIEEVFNKHSLSISRLRGQGYDGASNMRGVLGISNELSQALQRKDQDIVNAMKLVDISKQRLQVMRDDGWNSLLEEVSAFCEKNNIDVPDMDDFYQPRPRRKAQNMKNSHHYQVELFYTVIGIQLQELNSRFEHSELLLCVACLNPDNLFSTFNKEKLIRLAQFYPSDFSTVQVSFLDNQLETYIHDMRSFEEFSALKGIGQLAEKMVEMKKNVSYPLVYSLVTLALILPVSTATVERAFSAMNIIKNRLRNRIGDQWMNDCLVTYIEKDIFKTIECKEIMQRFQNMKNRRGQLSKIS; from the exons ATGTCAATTGCTTTGCGCTATGTGGACAAACTGGGACATGTGAATGAGCGCTTTTTAGGCATTACACATGTTAATAATACATCAGCAGTGACACTAAAGAGTGCAATTGAGGAAGTATTTAATAAACATAGCTTAAGCATTAGTAGATTGCGGGGACAAGGCTACGACGGGGCAAGCAACATGCGAG GTGTGCTTGGCATAAGTAATGAATTGTCACAGGCATTACAACGAAAAGATCAAGATATTGTGAATGCTATGAAGTTGGTTGACATTTCAAAGCAACGTTTACAGGTCATGAGAGATGATGGGTGGAACTCTTTGCTAGAGGAGGTTTCTgcattttgtgaaaaaaataatattgatgttCCTGATATGGATGATTTTTATCAACCTCGGCCACGACGAAAAgctcaaaacatgaaaaattcaCATCATTATCAAGTGGAGCTTTTTTATACTGTTATAGGTATTCAACTTCAGGAACTCAATAGTCGTTTTGAACATTCTGAATTATTACTTTGTGTTGCGTGTTTGAACCCAGATAACTTATTTTCAACATTCAACAAGGAGAAATTGATTCGGCTTGCTCAGTTTTATCCAAGTGATTTTTCAACAGTTCAAGTTTCTTTCTTGGATAACCAACTTGAGACATACATCCATGACATGCGGTCCTTTGAAGAGTTTTCAGCACTTAAAGGAATTGGACAGCTTGCTGAAAAGAtggtagaaatgaaaaaaaatgtttcatatCCATTGGTTTACTCATTAGTGACTTTGGCATTGATCTTACCAGTTTCAACAGCTACTGTTGAAAGAGCTTTTTCAGCaatgaacataattaaaaatcgaTTACGCAATCGAATAGgagatcagtggatgaatgattgcttagtCACATATATTGAGAAAGATATATTCAAGACTATTGAGTGTAAAGAAATCATGCAgcggtttcaaaatatgaaaaatcgtcGAGGGCAATTAAGTAAAATAAGCTag
- the LOC142606852 gene encoding uncharacterized protein LOC142606852 has product MSVSNRGQPLLSEKGKEKRRIAEEVGGTAAECAAICCCCPCGLVNLVILALYKVPAGLCKKAWKRRRLLKMKKKAFLLHNNSESSMMNGHGVDFGPSKLGLVAEVKKLSLDDQYDRHNRLMMNGGDEKKRDGGGGTEAVDWEKEMWDRFGSGGFWRSPSQRDTSS; this is encoded by the coding sequence ATGTCGGTGTCTAATCGGGGGCAACCGCTGTTATCggagaaagggaaagagaagCGGCGGATTGCGGAGGAGGTGGGCGGAACGGCGGCGGAGTGCGCCGCCATATGTTGCTGCTGTCCGTGCGGCCTCGTGAACCTTGTGATCCTCGCTCTCTATAAGGTCCCCGCGGGTCTTTGCAAGAAGGCTTGGAAACGACGCCGTTtgctgaagatgaagaagaaggctTTCCTGTTGCACAACAACAGTGAGAGTTCGATGATGAATGGGCATGGCGTTGATTTTGGGCCCTCCAAATTGGGCTTAGTGGCTGAGGTGAAGAAGCTCAGTCTTGATGATCAGTATGATCGTCATAATCGGTTGATGATGAACGGCGGTGATGAGAAGAAGCGCGATGGCGGTGGTGGAACGGAGGCCGTTGATTGGGAGAAGGAAATGTGGGACCGGTTCGGTTCGGGTGGGTTTTGGAGAAGTCCGTCTCAGAGAGACACATCATCGTGA